A genomic segment from Glycine soja cultivar W05 chromosome 18, ASM419377v2, whole genome shotgun sequence encodes:
- the LOC114396355 gene encoding receptor-like cytoplasmic kinase 176 — protein MGACWSNRIKAVSPSNTGITSRSVSRSGHDISSNSRSSSASIPVTSRSEGEILQSSNLKSFSYHELRAATRNFRPDSVLGEGGFGSVFKGWIDEHSLAATKPGIGKIVAVKKLNQDGLQGHREWLAEINYLGQLQHPNLVKLIGYCFEDEHRLLVYEFMPKGSMENHLFRRGSYFQPFSWSLRMKIALGAAKGLAFLHSTEHKVIYRDFKTSNILLDTNYNAKLSDFGLARDGPTGDKSHVSTRVMGTRGYAAPEYLATGHLTTKSDVYSFGVVLLEMISGRRAIDKNQPTGEHNLVEWAKPYLSNKRRVFRVMDPRLEGQYSQNRAQAAAALAMQCFSVEPKCRPNMDEVVKALEELQESKNMQRKGADHKQHHVRNSGPGRTNGGDGGSDAPRKASAYPRPSASLLRG, from the exons GGATCACTTCTAGAAGTGTCAGCAGGAGTGGCCATGACATCAGCTCAAATAGCAGGAGCTCATCAGCCTCCATACCCGTCACTTCTCGGAGTGAGGGTGAGATCTTGCAATCTTCCAACTTGAAAAGCTTCAGCTATCATGAGCTAAGAGCAGCCACAAGAAATTTCCGCCCCGATAGTGTCTTGGGAGAGGGCGGGTTTGGTTCAGTTTTTAAGGGCTGGATTGATGAGCATTCACTTGCTGCTACCAAACCAGGAATAGGCAAGATTGTTGCTGTTAAGAAGCTTAACCAAGATGGGCTCCAGGGTCACAGAGAGTGGTTG GCTGAAATAAACTATCTTGGCCAACTACAGCATCCTAACCTTGTCAAGTTAATAGGATACTGCTTTGAGGATGAACATCGGCTTCTGGTTTATGAATTTATGCCTAAGGGTAGCATGGAAAATCATCTATTCAGAA GAGGTTCTTACTTTCAGCCATTCTCTTGGAGTTTGCGAATGAAAATAGCACTAGGGGCTGCAAAGGGTCTTGCTTTTCTTCATAGTACAGAACATAAAGTCATATACCGTGACTTTAAAACGTCAAATATCCTACTCGATACA AACTATAATGCCAAACTTTCTGATTTTGGGTTGGCCAGAGATGGTCCTACTGGTGATAAAAGCCATGTCTCTACTAGGGTCATGGGAACCCGTGGATATGCGGCACCAGAGTATTTAGCGACAG GTCATCTCACTACCAAGAGTGATGTGTATAGTTTTGGAGTAGTTCTTCTGGAAATGATATCAGGAAGACGAGCTATTGACAAGAACCAGCCAACTGGAGAGCATAACCTTGTTGAATGGGCCAAGCCTTATCTATCTAATAAACGAAGAGTCTTCCGTGTAATGGATCCCCGTCTCGAAGGTCAATATTCACAGAATCGAGCTCAAGCAGCAGCTGCGCTTGCTATGCAATGTTTTTCCGTAGAGCCTAAGTGCAGGCCGAATATGGATGAGGTGGTAAAAGCATTGGAGGAGCTTCAGGAATCAAAGAACATGCAGAGAAAAGGCGCTGATCATAAACAGCATCATGTACGCAATTCCGGCCCCGGCCGTACCAATGGTGGCGATGGTGGTTCAGATGCCCCTAGAAAGGCTTCTGCTTATCCTAGACCTTCTGCTTCTCTCCTCCGCGGTTGA